The segment TCAATGTCAATGTCACACCTAAATGAGGCATTAAAATAATATTTGTTGCAATATAAATAGCGCCTAATAAACCACCTATAAAATGCCAAGGTCTTAATTGAAGGCTATCGGTATAAAATAGCAGCTTGATTCCTCTATTAATAATCATTGCTAGGATCAATAAAATAATCGTACCGACTGTAAATGAAATAAAAGCAGCATATAAAAAAGAATCAACCTTATATCGAAGCGCACTATTAATCGCCGTTTGTATTGGAGGCATCATACCTGTGCATAATCCGAATAATAGCCATAATCGAGAAGAGCTTGGAGAAACGCTTGGATTTTTCTTTGCATTCATGTAGATAATTCCACTTAGCAAAAGGAGAACCCCAATGATATGTAAAATATGCAATGGCTTTGCTTCCACACCAAACCAACCAAATGTATCGATCATTATACCAATTACCATTTGTCCAGTGACTGTAATAATTACAGTTAGCGCAGCACCAATTCTTGGCAATAAAAGAATATTTCCCGTAAGGAAAATAACTCCTAATGCACCTCCAGTAACCCAAATATATGAGAAGGATTGAGATGCAAAAAAAGATACTGTAAACTTGCTAGGGTTTACAATAAGATTAGCAATCAATAGTAAAATAGTTCCTGTTAAAAAAGAATAAAATGATGTAGTAAATACAGACCTAGTAAACAAATTTAAGCGATTGTTCACGGCTGTCTGCATCGGAATCATCATACCTGCGATTATCCCTAAAACAATTAATATGTACAAAAAATACCCTTCTTTCTAAAAAATATAATGGTTCTCATTGTAAACAAAGAATTTGTGAAATACAATCTTCCTGCTTTTATTGAAAGAAGAACTAGCTCGATAAATAATTATCATGCTCACCACCTAACATAAAAAAGACTGTGCAAAAAGATTTTCACTTTTTGCACAGCCTTGTTCGATTTATGAGAATACGCTAA is part of the Lysinibacillus sp. FSL K6-0232 genome and harbors:
- a CDS encoding DMT family transporter, with amino-acid sequence MYILIVLGIIAGMMIPMQTAVNNRLNLFTRSVFTTSFYSFLTGTILLLIANLIVNPSKFTVSFFASQSFSYIWVTGGALGVIFLTGNILLLPRIGAALTVIITVTGQMVIGIMIDTFGWFGVEAKPLHILHIIGVLLLLSGIIYMNAKKNPSVSPSSSRLWLLFGLCTGMMPPIQTAINSALRYKVDSFLYAAFISFTVGTIILLILAMIINRGIKLLFYTDSLQLRPWHFIGGLLGAIYIATNIILMPHLGVTLTLMTAILGQILMGLCIDHFGIMGLPRYPIDQRRVIAVMMIISGIALLKFF